The Spirochaetota bacterium genome includes a region encoding these proteins:
- a CDS encoding sugar phosphate isomerase/epimerase family protein, whose translation MKKQNKISCRVGVYDSIETAAKHLPLAGIHFAEIPAQPVDALKKTDAVCRTNGVTPLTIAGDLNCDDAASIEAVLTACAAAKAIGVAHYFISAKGNDRALAISVLKRVGERAAENGVTICLETHPPFCLNAEEMLRTMREVSHPNVRINFDTANIFYYNQNMDSADELKKIIASVASVHLKDTDGGFKSGNFPVFGRGVVRFPEIFAALHTNGFSGPLTLEVEGALVTGLDVPSRHAVVTGCMDYLRSIGEA comes from the coding sequence ATGAAAAAGCAGAACAAGATATCCTGCCGCGTCGGCGTCTATGACAGCATCGAAACAGCGGCAAAGCATCTCCCGCTCGCGGGGATACACTTCGCGGAAATTCCGGCGCAGCCTGTCGATGCGCTGAAAAAGACCGATGCCGTCTGCCGGACGAACGGCGTTACACCGCTCACCATCGCGGGCGACCTCAACTGCGATGATGCCGCATCGATAGAAGCCGTGCTCACCGCCTGCGCTGCAGCGAAGGCGATCGGTGTTGCCCACTACTTCATCAGCGCGAAAGGCAATGACCGCGCTCTCGCGATATCGGTATTGAAACGTGTGGGCGAGCGCGCCGCGGAGAACGGCGTGACGATATGCCTCGAGACGCATCCCCCGTTCTGTCTGAACGCGGAGGAGATGCTCCGCACCATGCGCGAGGTATCGCATCCGAACGTGCGCATCAATTTCGACACAGCGAACATCTTCTACTACAATCAGAACATGGACAGCGCGGATGAGCTCAAGAAGATCATCGCGTCGGTAGCGAGCGTGCATCTCAAGGACACCGACGGCGGGTTCAAGTCAGGCAATTTCCCCGTTTTCGGGCGCGGTGTCGTACGCTTCCCTGAAATATTCGCCGCACTGCACACCAATGGATTTTCCGGCCCGCTCACTCTGGAAGTGGAAGGCGCGCTCGTCACCGGCCTTGATGTACCGTCGCGGCATGCGGTCGTGACCGGATGCATGGATTATCTCCGGAGCATCGGGGAAGCGTGA
- a CDS encoding sugar phosphate isomerase/epimerase family protein — protein sequence MDIGVITRLTEGKNTFEEVKKFGLAVCQFVNWDPSLWRDDIAAQVVTDMKSTGIRVSGLWAGYTGGCKWNFTEGPSTLGLIPKELRAQRVKELKLAADFAKKIGVKAIITHAGFLPENMSDADYLPVLDAIKDIGAYCRDLGVEFWFETGQETPVTLLRYIEESGLDNLGINLDPANLILYGKGNPIDALDVFGKYVKNIHAKDGLYPVNGRNLGKETPIGEGKVRFPEFIKRLREIGFTGELIIEREISGSKKDDDIKKSIGDLKRWANA from the coding sequence ATGGACATCGGCGTCATCACCCGGCTTACGGAAGGAAAGAACACGTTCGAAGAAGTGAAGAAATTCGGTCTTGCCGTATGTCAATTCGTCAACTGGGATCCCTCGCTCTGGCGCGATGATATCGCAGCGCAGGTCGTGACCGACATGAAAAGCACCGGCATTCGCGTGAGCGGGCTTTGGGCGGGATATACCGGCGGCTGCAAGTGGAATTTCACTGAGGGGCCATCGACGCTCGGGCTCATCCCGAAGGAGCTGCGTGCTCAGCGAGTGAAGGAATTAAAGCTCGCGGCCGACTTCGCGAAAAAGATAGGCGTAAAAGCTATCATCACCCATGCGGGTTTCCTCCCGGAGAACATGAGCGATGCGGATTATCTTCCCGTGCTCGATGCGATAAAGGACATCGGCGCATACTGCAGGGATCTCGGCGTCGAATTCTGGTTCGAGACAGGACAGGAAACGCCGGTAACACTGCTTCGCTATATCGAAGAGAGCGGCCTTGACAATCTCGGCATCAATCTCGATCCGGCGAACCTCATCCTCTACGGCAAAGGAAATCCCATCGATGCGCTTGACGTATTCGGCAAATACGTTAAGAATATCCATGCAAAGGACGGACTGTATCCTGTCAACGGTCGAAATCTCGGCAAGGAAACGCCTATCGGCGAAGGGAAGGTACGTTTCCCGGAATTCATAAAGCGGCTCAGGGAGATAGGCTTCACCGGAGAGCTTATCATCGAACGGGAGATCAGCGGAAGCAAAAAAGATGATGACATCAAGAAGTCTATCGGCGATCTCAAACGCTGGGCGAACGCGTGA